The Streptomyces sp. Alt3 genome has a segment encoding these proteins:
- a CDS encoding TetR/AcrR family transcriptional regulator, whose translation MSTVRGARERARVEVTAAIKDEARNQLAADGAAKLSLRAVARELGMVSSALYRYFPSRDDLLTALIVDAYDAVGEAAETAWARARDAAAPHPARWVAVACAVRDWALTHPHEYALIYGSPVPGYTAPLDTVGPASRVGQVLIGLVRDAHRAQGVAVPPPAAELRPEAARMAADLAADLPPAVVVALVSAWAQLSGLISFELFGQFDRVVEAREQFFRHAVQELGRSVGLLDGRSAGAGRRSG comes from the coding sequence ATGAGCACCGTGCGAGGAGCCAGGGAACGCGCCCGCGTCGAAGTCACCGCGGCGATCAAGGACGAGGCGAGGAACCAGCTCGCGGCCGACGGCGCCGCCAAGCTCTCCCTGCGCGCCGTGGCCCGGGAGCTGGGGATGGTGTCCTCCGCGCTCTACCGCTACTTCCCCAGCCGGGACGACCTGCTGACGGCTCTCATCGTCGACGCCTACGACGCCGTGGGCGAAGCCGCGGAGACGGCCTGGGCGCGTGCCCGTGACGCGGCGGCCCCCCACCCCGCCCGCTGGGTGGCGGTCGCCTGTGCCGTACGGGACTGGGCTCTCACCCATCCCCATGAGTACGCGCTGATCTACGGTTCGCCCGTCCCCGGCTACACCGCGCCGCTGGATACCGTCGGCCCTGCCTCACGTGTGGGTCAGGTCCTCATCGGTCTCGTACGCGACGCCCACCGCGCCCAAGGTGTCGCCGTTCCTCCGCCGGCCGCCGAACTGCGTCCCGAGGCGGCACGTATGGCGGCCGACCTGGCCGCCGACCTTCCGCCGGCTGTCGTGGTCGCCCTGGTCTCCGCGTGGGCGCAGCTGTCCGGGCTGATCTCATTCGAGCTCTTCGGCCAGTTCGACCGGGTCGTCGAGGCTCGTGAACAGTTCTTCCGGCACGCAGTCCAGGAGCTCGGTCGCTCGGTGGGCCTGCTCGACGGCCGGTCCGCCGGCGCCGGCCGCAGGAGCGGCTGA
- a CDS encoding NUDIX hydrolase, whose protein sequence is MIVWINGAFSAGKTGAACELIDLIPNSTLYDPGLTGAELRRLLPQKRLAEVTDFQDLPIWRRLVVDTAAALLAELPGVLVVPMTLLRQDYRDEIFGGLASRRIPVRHVLLSTEETILRRRIAEREEYADDPGHSERIRQWAYEHIEPYRAALGWISADAHAIDTSSLTPCETAERIAEALRTGAARECGIVQTPEPRAETVASGVLLFDEQDRVLLVDPTYKPGWEFPGGVVEPGEAPAQAGIREVAEEIGLHLDTVPKLLVVDWEAPKPPAYGGLRFLFDGGRLRGEEAATLLLPGSELRGWRFVTEEEAAGMLPPTRFERLRRALRARERSTVLNLEAGVPVGGP, encoded by the coding sequence GTGATCGTCTGGATCAACGGTGCGTTCAGTGCGGGCAAGACCGGCGCCGCGTGCGAACTGATCGATCTGATCCCGAACAGCACCTTGTACGACCCCGGGCTGACGGGCGCGGAACTGCGCCGGCTGCTGCCCCAGAAGAGGCTCGCCGAAGTGACCGACTTCCAGGACCTGCCGATATGGCGGCGCCTCGTGGTCGACACCGCGGCGGCGCTTCTCGCCGAACTCCCCGGAGTGCTGGTCGTGCCGATGACACTGCTGAGGCAGGACTACCGCGACGAGATCTTCGGCGGACTCGCCTCGCGGCGCATACCGGTGCGGCATGTACTGCTCTCAACTGAGGAAACGATCCTGCGGAGACGGATCGCCGAGCGTGAGGAATACGCCGACGACCCTGGGCACAGTGAGCGGATCAGGCAATGGGCGTACGAGCACATCGAGCCCTACCGGGCGGCTCTCGGGTGGATCTCCGCGGACGCCCACGCGATCGACACCAGCTCCCTGACCCCGTGCGAGACGGCCGAGCGGATCGCCGAGGCGCTGCGCACGGGTGCGGCCAGGGAGTGCGGCATCGTGCAGACGCCTGAACCGCGGGCGGAGACCGTCGCGTCGGGGGTGCTGCTCTTCGACGAGCAGGACCGGGTGCTGCTCGTCGACCCCACCTACAAGCCCGGCTGGGAGTTCCCCGGTGGCGTGGTGGAGCCCGGGGAGGCCCCGGCGCAGGCGGGGATACGGGAGGTCGCCGAGGAGATCGGGCTCCACCTGGACACGGTGCCGAAGCTCCTGGTGGTCGACTGGGAGGCACCGAAGCCACCCGCGTACGGAGGCCTGCGCTTCCTTTTCGACGGCGGCCGCCTGAGGGGCGAGGAGGCGGCGACGCTGCTGCTGCCGGGCTCGGAGCTGCGTGGCTGGCGTTTCGTCACCGAGGAGGAGGCGGCGGGAATGCTCCCGCCGACGCGCTTCGAGCGGCTGCGCAGGGCGCTGCGGGCCCGTGAGCGGTCCACCGTGCTCAACCTGGAGGCCGGGGTGCCCGTGGGCGGCCCGTAG
- a CDS encoding MarR family transcriptional regulator, which produces MAAKKSEQALVGEWREMLSLHARTVGELDRALDRHGLGASDFEVLDILAEAAAGDDGGCLRVQEIASRVHLSQSALSRLVARLERDGLVRRAMCSEDRRGVRVELTDAGRSRHAEARPLRRAVLSRMLDPGED; this is translated from the coding sequence ATGGCAGCGAAGAAGTCCGAGCAGGCACTCGTCGGCGAGTGGCGCGAGATGCTCTCGCTGCACGCCAGGACCGTGGGCGAGCTCGACCGGGCCCTGGACCGGCACGGTCTGGGAGCCAGTGACTTCGAGGTTCTCGACATCCTCGCGGAGGCCGCGGCGGGGGACGACGGTGGCTGTCTCCGCGTCCAGGAGATCGCCTCGCGGGTCCACCTCAGTCAGAGCGCGCTGTCGCGCCTCGTCGCGCGCCTGGAGAGGGACGGCCTGGTGCGCCGGGCGATGTGCAGCGAGGACCGCCGGGGTGTACGTGTGGAGTTGACCGATGCGGGCCGATCCCGTCACGCCGAGGCCAGACCGCTCCGGCGGGCGGTACTGTCCCGGATGCTCGACCCGGGCGAGGACTGA
- a CDS encoding LacI family DNA-binding transcriptional regulator, whose protein sequence is MAETARHSESRYGNRPTMKDVAARAGVGLKTVSRVVNSEPGVTPDTERRVQEAIEALGFRRNDSARVLRKGRTASIGLVLEDLADPFYGPLSRAVEEVARAHGALLINGSSAEDPEREQELVLALCARRVDGLIVIPAGDDHRYLEPEMKAGIATVFVDRPAGRVDADMVLSDSFGGARAGVAHLVAHGHRRIGFIGDQPRIHTATERLRGYHAAMTDAGITVEDAWVSLGPTGPARVRAAVEAMLTGPEPVTALFSGNNRVTVTAVRVLAECDRRIALVGFDDIELADLLGITVISQDAATVGRTAAEHLFRRLDGAAHAPVRVELPTRLIPRGSGEIPPA, encoded by the coding sequence GTGGCCGAGACCGCCCGCCATTCCGAGTCCCGCTACGGCAACAGGCCGACCATGAAGGACGTGGCAGCCCGTGCCGGAGTGGGCCTCAAGACGGTCTCACGCGTGGTGAACAGCGAGCCGGGAGTCACCCCCGACACCGAGCGCCGCGTCCAGGAGGCCATCGAGGCGCTCGGTTTCCGCCGCAACGACAGCGCACGCGTCCTGCGCAAGGGCCGCACCGCGTCCATCGGCCTGGTCCTGGAGGACCTCGCGGACCCCTTCTACGGCCCGTTGAGCCGCGCCGTGGAAGAGGTGGCGCGCGCCCACGGCGCACTGCTCATCAACGGTTCCAGCGCCGAGGACCCGGAGCGCGAGCAGGAGCTCGTGCTCGCGTTGTGCGCCCGCCGGGTGGACGGCCTCATCGTCATCCCGGCAGGTGACGACCACCGTTATCTGGAGCCCGAGATGAAGGCGGGGATCGCCACCGTGTTCGTCGACCGTCCGGCGGGCCGGGTCGACGCGGACATGGTCCTCTCGGACAGCTTCGGCGGGGCGCGCGCCGGCGTCGCCCACCTGGTCGCGCACGGCCACCGCAGGATCGGCTTCATCGGGGACCAGCCGCGCATCCACACCGCCACGGAGCGGCTGCGCGGGTATCACGCGGCCATGACCGACGCCGGGATCACGGTGGAGGACGCCTGGGTCTCGCTCGGTCCGACCGGCCCCGCCCGGGTCAGGGCCGCGGTCGAGGCGATGCTGACGGGACCCGAGCCGGTGACGGCACTCTTCTCGGGCAACAACCGGGTGACCGTCACCGCCGTCCGCGTCCTGGCCGAGTGCGACCGCCGGATCGCCCTGGTGGGCTTCGACGACATCGAGCTGGCCGACCTGCTCGGCATCACGGTGATCTCACAGGACGCCGCGACGGTGGGCCGCACGGCGGCGGAGCACCTGTTCCGCCGCCTCGACGGCGCCGCCCACGCCCCCGTGAGGGTGGAGCTCCCGACCCGGCTGATCCCGCGCGGCTCGGGGGAGATCCCGCCCGCGTGA
- a CDS encoding electron transfer flavoprotein subunit alpha/FixB family protein produces the protein MAEVLVYVDHVDGAVRKPTLELLTLARRIGEPVAVALGNGAADTAAALAEHGAVKVLTADAPEFADYLVVPKVDALQAAYDAVSPAAVLLPSSAEAKEIAARLALRIGSGIITDAVDLEAGDQGPVATQSAFAASYTTKSRVSKGTPVITVKPNSAAVEAAPAAGAVEALTVSFSATATGTKVLSRTPRESTGRPELTEAAIVVSGGRGVNGAENFAIIEALADSLGAAVGASRAAVDAGWYPHTNQVGQTGKSVSPQLYIASGISGAIQHRAGMQTSKTIVAVNKDAEAPIFDLVDYGVVGDLFAVVPQLTDEVKSRKG, from the coding sequence ATGGCTGAAGTTCTCGTCTATGTCGACCACGTGGACGGTGCCGTCCGCAAGCCCACCCTGGAGCTGCTGACGCTCGCCCGCCGCATCGGCGAGCCGGTCGCCGTCGCCCTCGGCAACGGGGCCGCCGACACCGCCGCCGCGCTCGCCGAGCACGGCGCGGTCAAGGTACTGACCGCCGACGCCCCGGAGTTCGCCGACTACCTCGTCGTACCGAAGGTCGACGCGCTCCAGGCCGCGTACGACGCCGTGTCTCCGGCCGCGGTGCTGCTGCCCTCCTCGGCCGAGGCCAAGGAGATCGCGGCCCGTCTCGCGCTCCGCATCGGTTCCGGCATCATCACCGACGCCGTCGACCTGGAGGCCGGTGACCAGGGTCCGGTCGCCACGCAGTCCGCGTTCGCCGCCTCGTACACCACCAAGTCCCGTGTCTCCAAGGGCACTCCGGTCATCACGGTCAAGCCGAACTCGGCCGCCGTCGAGGCCGCCCCCGCCGCGGGCGCCGTCGAGGCCCTCACGGTCTCCTTCTCCGCCACGGCCACCGGCACCAAGGTCCTCTCCCGCACCCCGCGTGAGTCGACCGGGCGCCCGGAGCTGACCGAGGCCGCGATCGTCGTCTCCGGCGGCCGTGGCGTCAACGGCGCGGAGAACTTCGCGATCATCGAGGCGCTCGCCGACTCGCTCGGTGCGGCTGTCGGTGCCTCGCGTGCCGCGGTCGACGCCGGCTGGTATCCGCACACCAACCAGGTCGGCCAGACCGGCAAGTCGGTCTCGCCGCAGCTGTACATCGCCTCGGGCATCTCGGGCGCGATCCAGCACCGGGCCGGCATGCAGACCTCGAAGACCATCGTCGCGGTGAACAAGGACGCCGAGGCGCCGATCTTCGACCTCGTCGACTACGGCGTCGTCGGAGACCTCTTCGCCGTCGTCCCGCAGCTCACCGACGAGGTCAAGTCCCGCAAGGGCTGA
- a CDS encoding DUF6332 family protein has protein sequence MSRRTQAERDAMTVEIGYAFVGGALLGVATFAGILLPALLMDLSNGAERVLFRTGAVLGALAFALRVAHVLWRFPRTAEEGRLPPAQPSRPERTSPDP, from the coding sequence ATGTCACGACGCACGCAGGCGGAGCGGGACGCGATGACCGTCGAGATCGGCTACGCCTTCGTCGGCGGAGCCCTGCTGGGCGTGGCGACGTTCGCCGGGATACTTCTCCCTGCCCTGCTCATGGATCTGTCGAACGGTGCCGAACGAGTCCTGTTCCGCACGGGGGCCGTGCTCGGGGCGCTGGCGTTCGCCCTCCGGGTCGCCCATGTGCTGTGGCGGTTTCCCCGTACGGCCGAGGAGGGACGCCTGCCGCCGGCTCAGCCGAGTCGTCCGGAGCGCACGAGCCCCGACCCGTAG
- a CDS encoding dipeptidase, whose amino-acid sequence MTARPISETVASLMPRAKTELAELVAFRSVADPAQFPRSECEAAAGWVADALRAEDFQDVALLDTPDGTQSVYGFLPGPAGAPTVLLYAHYDVQPPLDESAWLSPPFELTERDGRWFGRGAADCKGGFIMHLLALRALKANGGVPVSVKVIAEGSEEQGTGGLERYAEAHPDLLAADTIVIGDTGNFRVGLPTVTATLRGMTMLRVQLDTLEGNLHSGQFGGAAPDALAAMIQLLASLRAEDGTTTVDGLATDAAWEGLQYPEGEFRADAKVLDGVGLIGTGAVADRIWARPAVTVIGIDCPPVVGATPSLQASARAQISLRVPPGQDAADATKLLTAHLESHAPWGARVSVEQVGQGQPFRADVTSPAYTSMAEAMRLAYPGEEMQASGMGGSIPLCNTLAALYPQAEILLIGLSEPEAQIHAVNESVSPEELERLSVTEALFLRNYAESKKG is encoded by the coding sequence ATGACCGCCCGTCCGATTTCCGAGACCGTCGCCTCGCTGATGCCCCGCGCGAAGACGGAGCTCGCCGAGCTGGTGGCCTTCCGGTCGGTGGCGGACCCCGCGCAGTTCCCCCGGAGCGAGTGCGAGGCGGCGGCCGGCTGGGTCGCCGACGCGCTGCGCGCCGAGGACTTCCAGGACGTCGCGCTGCTCGACACCCCCGACGGGACCCAGTCGGTGTACGGCTTCCTCCCCGGCCCGGCCGGAGCTCCCACGGTGCTGCTCTACGCGCACTACGACGTGCAGCCTCCGCTGGACGAGTCCGCCTGGCTCTCCCCGCCGTTCGAGCTGACCGAGCGCGACGGCCGCTGGTTCGGCCGGGGTGCCGCGGACTGCAAGGGCGGCTTCATCATGCACCTGCTCGCGCTGCGCGCCCTCAAGGCGAACGGAGGCGTTCCGGTCTCCGTCAAGGTGATCGCGGAGGGCTCCGAGGAACAGGGCACGGGCGGCCTCGAACGCTACGCCGAGGCTCACCCGGATCTGCTGGCCGCCGACACGATCGTCATCGGCGACACCGGTAACTTCCGTGTCGGGCTGCCCACCGTCACCGCCACGCTGCGGGGCATGACCATGCTGCGGGTGCAGTTGGACACCCTCGAGGGGAACCTGCACTCGGGGCAGTTCGGCGGCGCCGCCCCGGACGCGCTGGCCGCGATGATCCAGCTGCTGGCGTCGCTTCGCGCGGAGGACGGCACGACGACGGTGGACGGACTCGCGACCGACGCGGCGTGGGAAGGACTCCAGTACCCGGAGGGCGAGTTCCGCGCGGACGCCAAGGTGCTCGACGGCGTCGGGCTGATCGGCACGGGGGCGGTCGCCGACCGCATCTGGGCGCGCCCCGCGGTCACGGTCATCGGCATCGACTGCCCGCCGGTCGTCGGCGCCACCCCGTCGCTGCAGGCGAGCGCCCGGGCCCAGATCAGCCTGCGGGTCCCGCCGGGCCAGGACGCCGCCGACGCGACGAAGCTGCTGACCGCCCACCTCGAGTCGCACGCCCCCTGGGGGGCACGGGTCTCCGTCGAACAGGTCGGCCAGGGGCAGCCGTTCCGCGCCGACGTCACCAGCCCCGCCTACACGTCGATGGCCGAAGCCATGCGGCTCGCCTACCCGGGCGAGGAGATGCAGGCCTCCGGCATGGGCGGCTCCATCCCGCTGTGCAACACCCTGGCCGCCCTGTACCCGCAGGCGGAGATCCTGCTCATCGGGCTGAGCGAGCCCGAGGCGCAGATCCACGCCGTCAACGAGAGCGTCTCCCCCGAGGAGCTGGAGCGGCTCTCGGTCACCGAGGCGCTGTTCCTGCGGAACTACGCGGAGTCCAAGAAGGGCTGA
- a CDS encoding nitroreductase family deazaflavin-dependent oxidoreductase, with the protein MSQQPYYLQAGTFAQRLNGVVGWLARHGVSLLGSAEMSVRGRRSGRMQRIPVNPHRHGGDRYLVSARGHSQWVRNMRAAGGGELKVGRKVHVFTATEIADDEQKVRILRAYLKRWGWEVNQYFQGVTVKSTDAELLAACPDHPVFRITVGS; encoded by the coding sequence ATGTCGCAACAGCCGTACTACCTCCAGGCAGGCACCTTCGCGCAGCGGCTGAACGGCGTCGTCGGGTGGCTCGCCCGCCACGGCGTCAGCCTCCTCGGCTCCGCCGAGATGTCGGTGCGGGGCCGCCGGAGCGGCCGGATGCAGCGCATCCCCGTGAACCCCCACCGCCACGGCGGCGATCGGTACCTCGTCTCCGCCCGCGGCCACTCCCAGTGGGTCCGCAACATGCGTGCGGCCGGAGGCGGAGAGCTCAAGGTGGGCCGGAAGGTCCACGTCTTCACCGCCACGGAGATCGCGGACGACGAACAGAAGGTGCGGATCCTGCGCGCCTACCTGAAGCGCTGGGGCTGGGAGGTCAACCAGTACTTCCAGGGGGTCACGGTGAAGTCGACCGACGCCGAGCTCCTGGCCGCCTGCCCCGACCACCCCGTGTTCCGGATCACGGTCGGGAGCTGA
- a CDS encoding geranylgeranyl reductase family protein has protein sequence MSSENADAGREPDESSSVPQESSVWDVVVVGAGPAGASAAYAAAVAGRRVLLLEKAEIPRYKTCGGGIIGFSRDSLPPGFELPLKDRIHAVTFSLNGKLARTRKSKRMLFGLINRPEFDAGLVEEAQKAGAELRTGVAVTRVEQHGTAVPDRRTVAVVLAGGETVLARAVVGADGSAGRIGAHVGVKLDQVDLGLEAEIPVPETVAEDWAGRVLIDWGPMPGSYGWVFPKGDTLTVGVISARGDGAGTKRYLEDFVGRLGLAGFEPTVSSGHLTRCRSEDSPLSRGRVVVCGDAAGLLEPWTREGISFALRSGRLAGEWAVRIAESHDAVDARRQALNYAFAIKAGLGVEMSVGRRMLRLFERRPGLLHAVLTGFRPAWNAFAGITRGTTSLAELVRSHPLAQRALHAMDRQGADRVSSRP, from the coding sequence GTGAGCAGCGAGAACGCAGACGCCGGACGTGAGCCGGATGAGTCGTCGTCGGTACCGCAGGAGTCCTCGGTATGGGACGTCGTCGTGGTCGGCGCGGGCCCGGCCGGAGCTTCCGCGGCGTACGCGGCGGCAGTCGCAGGCCGTCGGGTGCTGTTGCTGGAGAAGGCGGAGATCCCCCGCTACAAGACATGCGGCGGCGGAATCATCGGGTTCTCGCGGGACTCCCTGCCCCCGGGGTTCGAACTGCCCCTGAAGGACCGGATCCACGCGGTCACCTTCTCGCTCAACGGGAAGCTGGCGCGGACCCGCAAGTCCAAGCGGATGCTCTTCGGGCTGATCAACCGGCCGGAGTTCGACGCCGGTCTGGTGGAGGAGGCACAGAAGGCGGGCGCCGAGCTGCGCACGGGCGTGGCGGTGACGCGGGTCGAGCAGCACGGCACCGCCGTGCCCGACCGGCGCACGGTCGCCGTGGTGCTGGCCGGCGGTGAGACGGTGCTCGCACGCGCCGTCGTCGGTGCGGACGGGAGCGCGGGCCGGATAGGGGCTCACGTCGGTGTGAAGCTCGACCAGGTGGACCTCGGGCTCGAGGCGGAGATTCCCGTCCCGGAGACGGTCGCCGAGGACTGGGCGGGCCGGGTGCTCATCGACTGGGGTCCGATGCCCGGGAGTTACGGCTGGGTCTTCCCCAAGGGCGACACCCTGACCGTCGGAGTGATCTCGGCGCGTGGCGACGGGGCGGGCACCAAGCGGTATCTGGAGGACTTCGTCGGCCGGCTGGGCCTCGCCGGGTTCGAGCCGACGGTCTCCTCGGGTCATCTGACCCGTTGCCGGAGCGAGGACTCGCCGCTCTCCCGCGGACGGGTCGTGGTCTGTGGCGACGCCGCCGGGCTGCTGGAGCCCTGGACCAGGGAAGGCATTTCCTTCGCCCTGCGGTCCGGGCGGCTCGCGGGTGAGTGGGCGGTGCGGATCGCGGAGTCGCACGACGCCGTCGACGCGCGGCGGCAGGCACTCAACTACGCGTTCGCCATCAAGGCGGGACTGGGCGTGGAGATGAGCGTCGGACGCCGCATGCTCAGGCTCTTCGAGCGGCGCCCCGGTCTCCTGCACGCGGTGCTGACGGGCTTCCGTCCCGCCTGGAACGCCTTCGCGGGCATCACCCGGGGGACGACGTCGCTGGCCGAGCTGGTCCGTTCCCATCCGCTGGCCCAGCGCGCGTTGCACGCGATGGACCGTCAGGGGGCGGACCGGGTCAGCTCCCGACCGTGA
- a CDS encoding ROK family protein, with protein sequence MHTDLVAALDIGGTKIAGALVDGGGSLLVRAQRPTPATEGGEAVMGAVSDVLAELAASPSWHRARAVGIGSAGPVDASAGTVSPVNVPGWRGFPLVDRVAAATGGLPVTLVGDGVAMTAAEHWLGAARGYDNALCMVVSTGVGGGLVLGGKLHPGPSGNAGHIGHISVDLDGDPCPCGARGCVERIASGPNIARRALENGWRPGPDGDTTAVAVAAAARAGDPVAAASFERAAQALAAGIAATATLADIDIAVIGGGVAGAGEVLFAPLRASLRDYATLSFVQGLTVTSAVMGTDAGLVGAAAAASTVRAGASNGVRAVAAP encoded by the coding sequence ATGCATACCGACCTCGTCGCCGCGCTCGACATCGGCGGTACCAAGATCGCCGGGGCGTTGGTGGACGGCGGCGGATCCCTCCTCGTACGGGCGCAGCGCCCGACGCCCGCCACCGAGGGCGGCGAGGCCGTCATGGGTGCGGTGAGCGACGTCCTGGCGGAGCTGGCGGCCTCACCGTCGTGGCACCGCGCGCGTGCGGTCGGCATCGGCAGCGCGGGGCCCGTGGATGCCTCGGCCGGCACGGTGAGCCCGGTCAACGTCCCTGGCTGGCGCGGTTTTCCGCTGGTGGACCGGGTGGCCGCGGCGACGGGCGGGCTGCCGGTCACACTCGTCGGTGACGGGGTCGCGATGACCGCGGCCGAACACTGGCTGGGCGCCGCACGCGGTTATGACAACGCCCTGTGCATGGTCGTCTCCACCGGCGTCGGCGGAGGCCTCGTACTGGGTGGAAAGCTGCACCCGGGCCCCTCGGGCAACGCCGGTCACATCGGCCACATCAGTGTCGACCTGGACGGCGACCCGTGCCCCTGTGGCGCCCGCGGCTGTGTCGAACGTATCGCCAGCGGGCCCAACATCGCGCGCCGCGCGCTGGAGAACGGCTGGCGCCCGGGCCCCGACGGCGACACCACGGCCGTGGCCGTGGCCGCCGCCGCACGCGCGGGGGACCCGGTGGCGGCCGCCTCCTTCGAGCGGGCCGCCCAGGCGCTCGCCGCCGGGATCGCCGCCACCGCGACCCTGGCCGACATCGACATCGCGGTGATCGGCGGGGGAGTCGCCGGCGCCGGCGAGGTGCTCTTCGCGCCGCTGCGCGCGTCCCTGCGCGACTACGCCACGCTCTCCTTCGTCCAGGGCCTCACCGTGACCTCCGCGGTGATGGGCACCGACGCGGGCCTGGTCGGCGCGGCGGCAGCGGCCTCGACGGTCCGTGCCGGTGCCTCGAACGGCGTGCGGGCGGTAGCCGCCCCGTAG
- a CDS encoding DUF6986 family protein, which translates to MGQQEKVATSLAGTVGEEISASLTSVDAELARRYPGDPGTRQPVHTVYVPADAFTATTLRAWGDQALAALDEHAPDASALAEVLGIPQELAEPVHDRVRAKLEREPVEDLRIDFEDGYGPRPDAEEDEAAARAARLVAEAYADGTAAPYMGIRMKCMEAAVRDRGIRTTDIFLTGLVRAGGLPEGLVLTLPKVTYPEQVTAFVRLLEAFEETHGLPSGRLGFEIQIETSQSILAADGTAAVARMIDAARGRATGLHYGTFDYSACVGVSPAYQASDHPAADHAKAVMQVAAAGTGVRVCDGSTNVLPVGPTQQVHDAWRLHHGLTRRALARAYYQGWDMHPGHLPTRYAAVYSFYREGLGQAASRLAAYVAKAGGDVMDEPATAKALSGYLLRGVDCGALDTAEVEALTGLTRADLDGFASPRRGGLTVTAP; encoded by the coding sequence ATGGGTCAGCAGGAGAAGGTGGCAACGAGCCTCGCCGGCACGGTCGGTGAGGAGATCAGCGCCTCCCTCACGTCGGTGGACGCCGAACTCGCCCGCCGGTACCCGGGTGATCCCGGGACGCGCCAGCCCGTCCACACCGTCTACGTGCCCGCCGACGCCTTCACCGCCACCACCCTCCGCGCCTGGGGGGACCAGGCACTCGCGGCGCTCGACGAGCACGCTCCCGACGCCTCCGCGCTCGCGGAGGTCCTAGGGATCCCGCAGGAACTCGCGGAGCCCGTCCACGACCGCGTACGCGCCAAGCTGGAGCGCGAGCCGGTCGAGGACCTGCGCATCGACTTCGAGGACGGATACGGGCCGCGCCCCGACGCCGAGGAGGACGAGGCCGCCGCCCGGGCCGCACGTCTGGTCGCGGAGGCGTACGCCGACGGGACCGCCGCCCCGTACATGGGTATCCGGATGAAGTGCATGGAAGCCGCCGTGCGCGACCGGGGCATCCGTACCACGGACATCTTCCTCACCGGTCTCGTGCGGGCCGGCGGTCTCCCCGAAGGCCTCGTCCTGACGCTGCCCAAGGTGACGTACCCCGAACAGGTCACCGCCTTCGTGCGGCTTCTCGAGGCCTTCGAGGAGACGCACGGTCTGCCCTCCGGGCGCCTCGGCTTCGAGATCCAGATCGAGACCAGCCAGTCCATCCTGGCGGCGGACGGCACCGCGGCCGTCGCCCGCATGATCGACGCCGCCCGGGGCCGTGCGACGGGCCTGCACTACGGCACCTTCGACTACAGCGCCTGCGTCGGCGTCAGCCCCGCCTACCAGGCCAGTGACCACCCCGCCGCCGACCACGCCAAGGCGGTCATGCAGGTCGCCGCCGCGGGCACCGGCGTGCGGGTCTGCGACGGCTCCACGAACGTGCTCCCGGTCGGCCCGACCCAGCAGGTCCACGACGCCTGGCGCCTGCACCACGGGCTCACCCGCCGCGCTCTGGCACGCGCCTACTACCAGGGCTGGGACATGCACCCGGGGCATCTGCCCACCCGCTACGCCGCCGTCTACAGCTTCTACCGTGAGGGCCTCGGCCAGGCCGCGTCCCGGCTCGCCGCCTACGTGGCCAAGGCCGGCGGGGACGTCATGGACGAGCCCGCCACGGCCAAGGCGCTCAGTGGATATCTGCTCAGGGGCGTCGACTGCGGTGCCCTGGACACCGCGGAGGTCGAGGCACTGACGGGTCTGACCCGCGCCGACCTGGACGGCTTCGCCTCCCCGCGCCGCGGCGGGCTGACCGTGACGGCCCCTTAG